One genomic segment of Actinomycetes bacterium includes these proteins:
- a CDS encoding hemerythrin domain-containing protein, whose amino-acid sequence MAGMSMNRAIHGAVRRDLTRFITALEAFRPGDASRAQQLSRAWANFDDQLTHHHEGEHRIAWPALQKVGVAPELLTALDAEHDVMAAALADARAALEVLTRSPGAPEASAALGAMQNLRQVTVAHLEHEEAEIEPVYLANREAPQIKAMAQGVRQGRPGPRRPVLGLGP is encoded by the coding sequence ATGGCTGGCATGAGCATGAACCGGGCGATCCACGGGGCGGTCCGGCGGGACCTCACCCGCTTCATCACCGCGCTCGAGGCCTTCCGGCCCGGCGACGCCTCGCGGGCGCAGCAGCTGAGCCGGGCATGGGCGAACTTCGACGACCAGCTCACCCACCATCACGAGGGCGAGCACCGGATCGCCTGGCCCGCTCTGCAGAAGGTGGGGGTCGCCCCCGAGCTGCTCACCGCCCTGGACGCCGAGCACGACGTCATGGCGGCCGCCCTCGCCGACGCGCGGGCCGCCCTCGAGGTGCTGACCCGCAGCCCGGGCGCGCCGGAGGCGTCGGCTGCGCTGGGGGCGATGCAGAACCTTCGGCAGGTCACCGTCGCCCACCTGGAGCACGAGGAGGCCGAGATCGAGCCGGTCTACCTGGCGAACCGGGAGGCCCCGCAGATCAAGGCGATGGCCCAAGGAGTTCGCCAAGGTCGGCCCGGCCCGCGGCGGCCGGTTCTTGGCCTGGGTCCTTGA